A stretch of Camelina sativa cultivar DH55 chromosome 18, Cs, whole genome shotgun sequence DNA encodes these proteins:
- the LOC104762519 gene encoding NAC domain-containing protein 102, whose translation MRAELNLPAGFRFHPTDEELVKFYLCRRCASEPINVPVIAEIDLYKFNPWELPGMALYGEKEWYFFSHRDRKYPNGSRPNRAAGTGYWKATGADKPIGKPKTLGIKKALVFYAGKAPKGIKTNWIMHEYRLANVDRSASSTTNKNNNNLRLDDWVLCRIYNKKGSMEKYLPADEKPTAMMMTTSDSRCSSHVISPDVTCSDHWEVQSEPKWFELDDALDAFDDKSMFGGGGTGGGSIELLQNDAFVPQFPYSSDFAAPFQDDSPEQKPFLNWMSFAPPPQG comes from the exons atgaggGCGGAGTTGAATTTACCGGCGGGATTCCGATTTCATCCGACGGATGAAGAGCTAGTTAAGTTCTATCTTTGCCGGAGATGTGCATCGGAGCCGATTAACGTTCCGGTTATCGCAGAGATTGATCTTTACAAATTCAACCCATGGGAGCTTCcag GAATGGCGTTGTACGGTGAGAAAGAGTGGTACTTTTTCTCACATAGAGACCGGAAATACCCAAACGGTTCGAGACCAAACCGGGCAGCTGGAACCGGTTATTGGAAAGCTACCGGAGCTGATAAACCGATCGGTAAACCGAAGACGTTAGGGATTAAGAAAGCACTCGTCTTTTACGCGGGGAAAGCTCCTAAAGGAATCAAAACGAATTGGATTATGCACGAGTATCGTCTCGCTAATGTTGATCGATCTGCTTCTTCTACTaccaacaagaacaacaacaacttgCGA CTTGATGATTGGGTTTTATGTCGGATTTACAATAAGAAGGGGTCAATGGAGAAGTATTTACCGGCGGATGAGAAACCGACGGCGATGATGATGACTACGTCGGACTCGAGGTGTTCAAGTCACGTGATTTCACCGGATGTCACGTGTTCCGATCACTGGGAAGTTCAGAGCGAGCCCAAGTGGTTTGAGCTCGACGATGCGTTAGACGCCTTTGATGATAAGTCCAtgtttggtggtggtggtactgGCGGCGGCTCCATAGAGTTGTTGCAAAATGACGCTTTTGTCCCTCAGTTTCCGTACAGTTCCGATTTCGCCGCTCCGTTTCAGGACGACTCGCCGGAGCAAAAACCGTTCTTGAATTGGATGAGTtttgctcctcctcctcaggGCTGA
- the LOC104762520 gene encoding uncharacterized protein LOC104762520 isoform X2 produces MGKENQLETTNCGVNDHDCPPVKNEEPAAEARYSTDSDSGLPACRVCHSAESDRRGDAALGFLGITPPVPEARKSNAEETADDVSKATEAELKNSVVKSNGVESGFVEITSPDGEVFICTNDIEMGIQQHQDALLELGCSCKNELALVHYACALKWFLNHGSTVCEICGHPAENIKTADFNKVVIALRDYTAPDLLLPVNTDSTIDSDEVATIRRQRLSEISSWFGPHSLNNNNNNSSVVASQVMPEQPLGVVNFDILPTESRATKWAVEGTGILLATGLLTVTLVWLIAPRVGKKTARSGLHILLGGLCALTIVIFFRFVVLTRIRYGPARYWAILFIFWFLVFGIWASRANASHSSP; encoded by the exons ATGGGTAAAGAGAATCAGTTGGAGACAACAAATTGTGGAGTCAATGATCACGATTGTCCACCCGTCAAGAACGAAGAACCAGCCGCTGAGGCGCGTTACAGTACAGACAGTGACTCGGGTTTACCAGCTTGTCGTGTATGCCATTCTGCAGAATCTGACAGACGAGGAGATGCTGCGTTAGGGTTTCTAGGGATTACACCTCCGGTTCCAGAAGCTCGTAAAAGCAATGCAGAAGAAACCGCTGATGATGTCAGCAAAGCTACAGAAGCTGAGCTGAAGAATTCTGTCGTCAAAAGCAACGGAGTGGAATCAGGCTTCGTCGAAATAACGAGTCCAGATGGGGAAGTTTTCATTTGCACAAATGATATAGAAATGGGAATCCAGCAGCATCAGGATGCACTGCTTGAGCTTGGATGTTCCTGCAAAAACGAGCTTGCTTTGGTACACTATGCTTGTGCACTCAAATGGTTTCTCAACCATGGATCCACCGTGTGTGAAATCTGTGGACATCCTGCAGAGAATATAAAGACTGCTGATTTCAACAAAGTGGTCATTGCCTTGAGAGATTACACGGCACCAGACCTTCTGTTACCTGTGAATACAGATTCAACCATAGATTCAGATGAAGTTGCTACCATTCGAAGGCAACGACTTAGTGAGATATCATCATGGTTTGGTCCCCATTCcctgaacaacaacaacaacaatagttCTGTTGTAGCTTCTCAGGTTATGCCCGAACAACCTTTAGGTGTTGTCAACTTTGATATCTTGCCTACGGAAAGCCGTGCAACTAAATGGGCTGTGGAAGGTACCGGGATCCTACTTGCTACAGGGTTACTCACTGTTACTTTGGTCTGGCTCATTGCCCCTCGTGTTGGAAAG AAAACTGCTAGGAGCGGACTTCACATCCTTCTTGGTGGTCTCTGTGCTTTAACAATAGTCATCTTCTTCAGATTT GTTGTGCTCACTAGAATCAGGTATGGTCCTGCACGCTACTGGGCAATCCTATTCATCTTCTGGTTTCTTGTGTTTGGTATTTGGGCTTCTCGTGCGAATGCTTCTCACAGTAGCCCTTGa
- the LOC104762520 gene encoding uncharacterized protein LOC104762520 isoform X1 — MMLSFHIPTIKALYLLDHHYISIYLALLQFIYCPFYMSSFERMQKNQLETTNCGVNDHDCPPVKNEEPAAEARYSTDSDSGLPACRVCHSAESDRRGDAALGFLGITPPVPEARKSNAEETADDVSKATEAELKNSVVKSNGVESGFVEITSPDGEVFICTNDIEMGIQQHQDALLELGCSCKNELALVHYACALKWFLNHGSTVCEICGHPAENIKTADFNKVVIALRDYTAPDLLLPVNTDSTIDSDEVATIRRQRLSEISSWFGPHSLNNNNNNSSVVASQVMPEQPLGVVNFDILPTESRATKWAVEGTGILLATGLLTVTLVWLIAPRVGKKTARSGLHILLGGLCALTIVIFFRFVVLTRIRYGPARYWAILFIFWFLVFGIWASRANASHSSP; from the exons ATGATGCTTTCTTTTCACATTCCTACTATAAAAGCCTTATATTTACTTGACCACCACTATATCAGTATCTATCTAGCGCTGCTTCAGTTTATATATTGTCCCTTTTACAT GAGCTCGTTTGAAAGAATGCAAA AGAATCAGTTGGAGACAACAAATTGTGGAGTCAATGATCACGATTGTCCACCCGTCAAGAACGAAGAACCAGCCGCTGAGGCGCGTTACAGTACAGACAGTGACTCGGGTTTACCAGCTTGTCGTGTATGCCATTCTGCAGAATCTGACAGACGAGGAGATGCTGCGTTAGGGTTTCTAGGGATTACACCTCCGGTTCCAGAAGCTCGTAAAAGCAATGCAGAAGAAACCGCTGATGATGTCAGCAAAGCTACAGAAGCTGAGCTGAAGAATTCTGTCGTCAAAAGCAACGGAGTGGAATCAGGCTTCGTCGAAATAACGAGTCCAGATGGGGAAGTTTTCATTTGCACAAATGATATAGAAATGGGAATCCAGCAGCATCAGGATGCACTGCTTGAGCTTGGATGTTCCTGCAAAAACGAGCTTGCTTTGGTACACTATGCTTGTGCACTCAAATGGTTTCTCAACCATGGATCCACCGTGTGTGAAATCTGTGGACATCCTGCAGAGAATATAAAGACTGCTGATTTCAACAAAGTGGTCATTGCCTTGAGAGATTACACGGCACCAGACCTTCTGTTACCTGTGAATACAGATTCAACCATAGATTCAGATGAAGTTGCTACCATTCGAAGGCAACGACTTAGTGAGATATCATCATGGTTTGGTCCCCATTCcctgaacaacaacaacaacaatagttCTGTTGTAGCTTCTCAGGTTATGCCCGAACAACCTTTAGGTGTTGTCAACTTTGATATCTTGCCTACGGAAAGCCGTGCAACTAAATGGGCTGTGGAAGGTACCGGGATCCTACTTGCTACAGGGTTACTCACTGTTACTTTGGTCTGGCTCATTGCCCCTCGTGTTGGAAAG AAAACTGCTAGGAGCGGACTTCACATCCTTCTTGGTGGTCTCTGTGCTTTAACAATAGTCATCTTCTTCAGATTT GTTGTGCTCACTAGAATCAGGTATGGTCCTGCACGCTACTGGGCAATCCTATTCATCTTCTGGTTTCTTGTGTTTGGTATTTGGGCTTCTCGTGCGAATGCTTCTCACAGTAGCCCTTGa
- the LOC104762520 gene encoding uncharacterized protein LOC104762520 isoform X3, with the protein MQKNQLETTNCGVNDHDCPPVKNEEPAAEARYSTDSDSGLPACRVCHSAESDRRGDAALGFLGITPPVPEARKSNAEETADDVSKATEAELKNSVVKSNGVESGFVEITSPDGEVFICTNDIEMGIQQHQDALLELGCSCKNELALVHYACALKWFLNHGSTVCEICGHPAENIKTADFNKVVIALRDYTAPDLLLPVNTDSTIDSDEVATIRRQRLSEISSWFGPHSLNNNNNNSSVVASQVMPEQPLGVVNFDILPTESRATKWAVEGTGILLATGLLTVTLVWLIAPRVGKKTARSGLHILLGGLCALTIVIFFRFVVLTRIRYGPARYWAILFIFWFLVFGIWASRANASHSSP; encoded by the exons ATGCAAA AGAATCAGTTGGAGACAACAAATTGTGGAGTCAATGATCACGATTGTCCACCCGTCAAGAACGAAGAACCAGCCGCTGAGGCGCGTTACAGTACAGACAGTGACTCGGGTTTACCAGCTTGTCGTGTATGCCATTCTGCAGAATCTGACAGACGAGGAGATGCTGCGTTAGGGTTTCTAGGGATTACACCTCCGGTTCCAGAAGCTCGTAAAAGCAATGCAGAAGAAACCGCTGATGATGTCAGCAAAGCTACAGAAGCTGAGCTGAAGAATTCTGTCGTCAAAAGCAACGGAGTGGAATCAGGCTTCGTCGAAATAACGAGTCCAGATGGGGAAGTTTTCATTTGCACAAATGATATAGAAATGGGAATCCAGCAGCATCAGGATGCACTGCTTGAGCTTGGATGTTCCTGCAAAAACGAGCTTGCTTTGGTACACTATGCTTGTGCACTCAAATGGTTTCTCAACCATGGATCCACCGTGTGTGAAATCTGTGGACATCCTGCAGAGAATATAAAGACTGCTGATTTCAACAAAGTGGTCATTGCCTTGAGAGATTACACGGCACCAGACCTTCTGTTACCTGTGAATACAGATTCAACCATAGATTCAGATGAAGTTGCTACCATTCGAAGGCAACGACTTAGTGAGATATCATCATGGTTTGGTCCCCATTCcctgaacaacaacaacaacaatagttCTGTTGTAGCTTCTCAGGTTATGCCCGAACAACCTTTAGGTGTTGTCAACTTTGATATCTTGCCTACGGAAAGCCGTGCAACTAAATGGGCTGTGGAAGGTACCGGGATCCTACTTGCTACAGGGTTACTCACTGTTACTTTGGTCTGGCTCATTGCCCCTCGTGTTGGAAAG AAAACTGCTAGGAGCGGACTTCACATCCTTCTTGGTGGTCTCTGTGCTTTAACAATAGTCATCTTCTTCAGATTT GTTGTGCTCACTAGAATCAGGTATGGTCCTGCACGCTACTGGGCAATCCTATTCATCTTCTGGTTTCTTGTGTTTGGTATTTGGGCTTCTCGTGCGAATGCTTCTCACAGTAGCCCTTGa